The following proteins are encoded in a genomic region of Haloarcula salinisoli:
- a CDS encoding NUDIX hydrolase: protein MSRDPTHEWPVLESTAEYETGWYTGGYDRVRQPDGSEKQYYWADLPDAVVVVARTGDELVLVDQYRPTIRQQCLELPAGIVEDGESYTTAGARELREETGFEPSGVSLLESFDCATGVLRHRRGIVFAEGLTPTDQELDDNEFLSVTTVPIDDALDVARREPANDATIEGVLLAQAEGLI from the coding sequence ATGAGCCGCGACCCGACCCACGAGTGGCCCGTCCTCGAAAGCACGGCCGAGTACGAGACCGGCTGGTACACCGGCGGCTACGACCGCGTGCGCCAGCCCGACGGCTCCGAGAAACAGTACTACTGGGCCGACTTGCCCGACGCCGTCGTCGTCGTCGCCCGCACCGGCGACGAACTGGTCCTGGTCGACCAGTACCGCCCCACCATCCGCCAGCAGTGTCTCGAACTCCCCGCCGGCATCGTCGAAGACGGCGAGTCCTACACCACCGCCGGCGCTCGGGAACTGCGCGAGGAGACCGGCTTCGAACCGTCGGGCGTCTCGCTGTTGGAGTCGTTCGACTGTGCGACCGGCGTCCTGCGCCATCGCCGGGGTATCGTCTTCGCCGAGGGGCTCACCCCGACCGACCAGGAACTCGACGACAACGAGTTCCTCTCGGTGACCACGGTCCCCATCGACGACGCGCTCGACGTCGCCCGGCGCGAACCGGCCAACGACGCCACTATCGAGGGTGTGTTGCTGGCACAGGCCGAGGGGCTCATCTGA
- a CDS encoding rhodanese-like domain-containing protein, with translation MDGEIGNEEMRELLDADGTEIIDIRSPAAFRRGHIPGSENVPLPSLVDSVEQFDDAERVVTVCPKGKSSVQAARLIASYEGFDGRVESFEPGLTGWDGGFAEGDGAASDGGSEGAGADSTPADEGPDAPF, from the coding sequence ATGGACGGCGAAATCGGGAACGAAGAGATGCGAGAGCTTCTGGACGCGGACGGCACGGAGATAATCGACATCCGCTCCCCGGCGGCGTTCCGGCGGGGCCACATCCCCGGTAGCGAGAACGTCCCGCTGCCCTCGCTGGTCGACAGCGTCGAGCAGTTCGACGACGCCGAGCGGGTCGTGACGGTCTGTCCGAAGGGGAAATCCAGCGTCCAGGCCGCTCGTCTCATCGCCTCTTACGAGGGGTTCGACGGCCGGGTTGAGAGCTTCGAACCGGGGCTGACGGGCTGGGACGGCGGATTCGCCGAGGGCGACGGGGCGGCCAGCGACGGCGGTAGCGAAGGGGCTGGCGCCGACTCGACGCCAGCCGACGAAGGTCCGGACGCTCCGTTCTGA